TCCGAACAAAGGTCGAGATGACATTGGCTTGATGACGGCAGCAACGGGCGCTTACCAAGGGTGGGATATGCTGAATCGTTTTCATTACGTAAGCCGCGTGAATGAGGCTGTGAATCAAACGCCGCAGGGGGGAACGACCTCCTTTGATTCTTTGACCGATGTGCTTGCAACGATGTCCGAGTACGAGGGGACCCTCGTGTTCCGGCAAGCTCACCTCACGCCAGCGGACGCTAAATTCGTAATTGTGAGAGATAAAACCTATGTAAAAACCCACGCTTCTGCTACGGAAAATGAAAGTCCAGAGCAGAATCGCATGTACATCCCGCATTTGTTCAAGATGGTAACGGTCTATGCTGATAAGCCGGGTGAACCTTACGCCATCTATAAGATTACACCGGATCTCACAGACGCGCAGATTGCAAGCGGGGATATCCCTGCTGCCAATAAAATTACGATTACGAACAGTATGACGTTGAAGCAAGTGGCGGAGACGTTTATTAATGCCATCGATGATAGCGGCCTGAAAACCAGTATGCTTGCGAATTTGAATGACAATAAGTTGGTTTCTGACACGGGGGAACTCCTCTTTGACCTTAATTTGAATACCTATTTCATTCATACGCCTTACGCGGTGGCTGCAGCAGGGACTTTGAATAACAACAGCTATGAGCTTGGGCCTGTTACGATGAGTGCAAGTCTGCCGAAAGGAACATTGTCAGTGGCATCTCTGGATGACCAGCCGCTGGATGCGAGCAACAGAATGCTGCTTATCTATACAACAGATGCGGCAGCGACGGGAGAGTACGAAGAAACAGTTAGCGGTGTAACTTATTATCATCGTGGAACATTACCGACGCTAGCTAAGTACGGCACTGGGGAAGTTACGTTGAAGACGACCAAAACACCCGGAGCTTATAAAGCCTATAAGCTTACAATGAATGGCGTAAGGATCCAGGAGATTCCGGTAAGTGTAGTTGGCGATACGATTACGGTTCCGCTCGAGACCGACAAAGGGTATGGCTTCGAATTGGCATATGCTCCGCTCATTGGCACCGACACGACTGCGCCAACCCCACCGGCTAACGTAACGGCGGTTTCTCCTTACTCAACGAGGGTGGATCTATCTTGGGATACTTCAACAGACAACGCTGGTGTGTCCGGGTACAAAATCTATCGCAATGGCGTTGAAATGGCAACAGTAAACCCGACCGTGTACACCTATAGAGATACAACGGTATCTGGACTTACAGCCTACAACTACGTCGTGAAAGCCTTTGATCCGGCTGGAAATGTTTCTGCTGCGGGTACAGCCTCGCTTACGACCTCGGACATCCTATTTTATGATGGTTTTGAGAGTGGAAGCAGCGCTTGGACGAAACATTACGGCCGCTTCAACATCGTAACGGACGGTGGTTCGCAAGTTTATTTTGCCGACAATCTCGACTATGGAGGGTCCAAGGCCTCAGCAGGGAATACGGCATGGCAAAATTACAGTGTTGAGGCAAAAGTGAAAGCAAACGGCTGGGGCAGCATTTACGGACGTATGGGGCTGATTGCCAGATTCGTTGATAGCAAAAATTTCTATTTCGTTTATTATGATGACCATCTCGGACAGCTTACGCTTCGAAAGCTTGTCAACGATTCGGATAGTACGATTGCCACTGTGCCGCTCTCTTTGAGCACAGGTGTTCAGCATCTGTTCAAGCTTGAGGTGAACGGGAGTTCAATTAAGGCATATGTCAATGGAACGCTCAAGATCAGCGCTGCCGACAGTACGTTTTCACAGGGGAAAGTTGGCGTATATACCCATATTGCGCAAGCTTATTTTGACGATATTTACGTTAGAGCGATTCCTTAGGAGAACATAACCACCTTACAAAATCGCAAAAGATTCAAGACACGACAGCATTGTTGTTTGGCTGCCGGAAACGTAACATTAGAGTCAAGAAGACAGGATGACGGGCCGCTCTAAGCTCGTCATCCTACTCACTAATGTGAACTTTTGGAGGGGCACGAACGATGCAGACAACGACCAATACCGACACAAAGTTACCGGCGGATCAACGTCCGAAGCTCAAGCGATCCATCATTGATTGCGACATTCATCAAGGGACGGGCCTAGAGGCCATCAAACCGTATTTGCCGCGGGCTTACCGCGAACTTATGGAGCAGTACGGCCCTGCGCTGCCGGGCGGCATGCATTTCAACGGAGGCGTGGGCGGCCGAATGGCGGATGCCTACCCAGAGGGCGGCGGGTCTGCCGGCAGTGATCTGGCCTTGATGCAAAGGCAGCATCTCGACCGCTATCATGTCGAATACGGGATTTTGACAGGGGAAGGCTACGCCATTCACGCAACGCCGAACTATGATTATGCCGCAGCGTTTTGCCGGGCGATTAATGAGTACACGATTGACCACTGGCTATCCCAGGACAGCCGCTTGCGGGGCTCGGTCTTCATTGCGAAACAGGAGCCGACGCTTGCAGCACAGGAAATTGACCGCGTTGGTGGAAGATCCGATATGGTGCAGGTGGTTGTTTCAAGCGGGGCCACCAAGCCTTATGGAAACAAGCATTATGACCCGATTTATGAGGCCTGTGTTCGCCATAACTTACCCTTCACCATCCACGTTGGATTAGAAGGTGAAGGCATTAATAGCCCGCATACAGGAGCAGGGTATGTGACTCACTACATTGAGCAGCGGTGTGCGCGTCCTGCGGTAATGGCCGCACATTTGGCCAGCTTCATCTTCGATGGGGTGTTCGAGCGCTTCCCGACGTTGAAGGTTGTCTTGCAGGAAGCTGGCGTCCTGTGGCTTGCCCCGTTCCTGTGGAAGCTCGACCAAGAATGGAAAGGGCTGCGTGTGCAAACGCCTTGGGTTCGCAAGAAGCCGAGCGAATATTTCCGAGAGCATGTCCGTGTGACTACACAGCCGTTTGAGGAGACACCGAATCGGGAGATCTTCGATCATTTGCTAGAGAGCATCTATGCCAAAGAAACGTTGATGTTTTGCAGTGATTATCCGCACTGGGATTATGATTCACCGAGTCAAGCGCTGCCGAAGCTGGATACTGAACTATGGGACAGCATCTACTATCAGAATGCAGCCAAGCTATATGGTTTGCCTCCACGTCAAACGGAGGGGATCAAATGAAGCGAAGCTCGCAGCACATCGTAGGGACGGTAGGGGAGATTCCACCTGGTACCCATAAGATTGTGGAAGTAGAAGGACGCAGCATAGGTATTTATAATATTAACGGCGGTTTTCATTCCCTGCGCAATATATGCCCTCATCAAGGAGCGGAGCTGTGCAAAGGACTGGTGACAGCTTATGTTTCTTCCGGAGGCCCAGGTGACTTTCATTTCGATCGAGAGGGTGAAATTGTGCGTTGCCCCTGGCATCAGTGGGAATTCGATATCTCTACAGGCTGTATGATCGTGGATGCCGCCATGCGCACCAAAACGTATGATGTCACGGTGGAGAAATTCGGTGTTTCGATTGAAAACGATCTTATTTTAGTTCATATGTAATAAAGTAAAAACCTCTCTCTAATGGGCTGAATCCAACTGCCATAAGATGAGGTTTTTATTTCGCTTCTACGCTATGTTCAATTATCTTCACCATTTGCTACAATGGAAGGGATAACGGATAGGATGGTGATAGGCATGCAGGAAACAGCTAAGGAATTTTTTGAATCGAAGCTATTCGTCCCTGACGAATTCGCCAAAAAAGGCGGCATTTGGCCGCTCCGTCTGGGTCGGAATATAGCTAAACCCAGCTATCATTCAGGGCTAATGATTCTCGAGTACTACAATATGCATTTTGTTATGGAGGGCAAAGTAGAGTTCACCTTTGACAAAGAGCAAATTATTTTGTCCAAAGGCGATGTCTTTGCGATGGCACCGGGGAGTACGTTCCGTTATCGGCTGGCGCCGAGTGATACAACGCTGCAGATGATTTGGATCTCCATGGATGGCTCGCAAGCGCCTGAACTTTTTGCTGCTGCCGGCTTTAGCAAGCAGGCCCCTTACCTGCTCGGGGTCATGTCCAAAGAGCTTGAATCTACGCTTCGCCAGCTGTTCCTTCCCCTCAACTACGACATGAAAAGGCATAATGAGTTATGTTCCATCCTATACCGCATATTCGGTCTCATGATTGCATCGGACCCGTCCGAAACGAGTCAGACCGGCAAAGAAAATTGGATTCCCAAAAGCGTTGCTTTTATGGACACATACTATATGGAAAAAATCACAGTAAGTGATGTTGCAGATTACGTAGCTCTTCATCGTACCTATTTCTCGAAAATGTTTTCGGAGGAAATGGGGATATCGCCCGTCCACTATTTGCAACGATTGCGAATGGAGAAAGCAGCCGAGCTGCTTTCCTCGCATTTTATGATCAGTGAAGTTTCCTTAATGCTTGGTTATTCCGATTCCTATGCTTTCACCCATGCATTCAGCAAATATTACGGCAGCCCACCGGGTAGTTGGAGAGCTACAAAGCGGGGTTCAGGCATAGAGAGGACGCAACAACCGTGAGAAGCACACTGGGTTCGATCTCCTTGCAACTTAAGCTTACGTTAACTTTTATGCTGATTCTCATTCCTTTGGTCAGTGTCAGTATGTTTGCGAATAATTACTCGCAAGGCATTATGAATGTGCAAATTAGTGACCGGACGAAAGGCGCACTCCTTACGTCACTTGCCTATATGGAGCAAATTGCTAGTAACATGGACCAGCAAACACTGCTGATCAGCTCTAATCCCAGCATAGTAAACATCTGGAGAGATATCGAAGATCCTCTTAATCCTAAACTTCTATACGATATCCATACGGTACAACAGCAATTGAGCTCGCTTACGAATATCAATGGTGCCATTCAAGAAGCTTACATTGTTCACGGGGCTAGCGGCAATGGCGTTTCGACAGCGCTTGGAGCGGTCAGATGGCCTAAGATCAAAGAAGAAGGCTGGTTCCAACAAGTCGTTCAAGGAATTGGTTCTTTGGTTATTTATATCCCTACTGTAGATTCGAGCGAAGACCAGAGCTTATATTTGAAGGACTCCAATATGTACTACATCCGACTGCTTGACGTTCTAAGAGGCACGCCAGAACCGAACGTATTGATTTTCTCTGTTAATAAATCGTCCCTTCAAAGTATCATTCAACATCTCCAAACCACAGAACGTATGAATATCTCTATGTACTACAACAACAGGCTTATTGTGGAGACAAATCCGGCTGCGAAGATCACGTATGCTTCTGAAATGTTCACTATGAAAGAAACAAGCGGGGCTTGGTCTATCCAATTAGAGCAGCCAAAGGAAGAGATTTTCAAGCAATCCCATCGCTTACAACTGTTTACCTACCTCATTATCCTAATCAGCATTCTGCTTGCGGTGTGGACGGCCTGGCTGATTTATATTCAAATTCTTAAACCTTTACGTCAATTATCAAGTGCTTTCAAAGTAGTCAGTCATGGAGATCTAAACTATCAAATTGTACATGGCCGAAAAGATGAGTTTGGATTTGTCATGAACGGATTTAATCAGATGGCGGAGTCTCAACGAATTATGATCGAGGAAGATTATGAGAAGGAGCTGCGCTTAGCCAAGTCGGAGTTTAGCTTGCTGCAATCGCAGATTAATCCGCATTTTCTCTATAATACGCTTGATTCTATCTATTCGGTCGCCGTCAAATACAAAATGAAAGAAATCAGTGAAATGGTCATGAATTTGGCCAAATTTTTCAGGGTCAGTTTGGGAAAGGGAGGACATCCAACTTTTACATTAGAGGAAACGATACAGCATCTGTTGTATTACATTCGCATTCAACAAATGAGAACGGAACACTTTACGGTGGAAATTGCATTGGACAAAGGTTCGGAGACCCTGCCTGTGCTTAAGTTGCTTTTGCAGCCTATTGTGGAAAATGCCATTATTCACGGCATAGAAAAGTGCCCGTTTGATGGAGAACTGCGGATTCGCTCAAGAATTCATGCTGATTTTCTGTTTATAGAGGTCGAGGATACAGGTATGGGTATGCCAGAGGCGCTGTTAGCGCAAATCAAAAGGGAGTTAAGCACGTTAACGAGTCAGCTTTACCGAATTCCACAGGAGAGTCCTTCGAGTCAGTTTTTTGGATTGAAAAATGTGAAATCACGCATGAAATTATATTACGGGGAAGAAGCAGACGTCTGGATTGAAAGCGAAGAGGGGGCTGGGACCAAGGTCACCTTACTGATTCCGGTACGACTGCAGGAGGGCAAAGGTCATGAAGCTGCTCGTCGTTGAAGATGAATTACATGTTAGAGAACGGATTGCCTATGGCATCGATTGGGAAAATTATGAGATTGAAGTCGCCGGCGCCGTGGGAAATGGCAAGGAAGCTATCATCGCTGTAGAGAAGGATTGTATTGATATCGTCATCACCGATATTCATATGCCGGATATGAGTGGTCTCGAGCTGGCCAAAATGCTTCAGAACGAATATCCGCATGTGAAGGTTATTATCCTAACAGGCTATGACCATTTCGAATATGCGCGTGACAGCATCGATTATGGGGTGTTTAAATATCTCGTCAAGCCGGCGGAGAATGAGCTTGTACGGGAAACCGTCGTAAGAGCCAAGCAGCTTCGTGAACAGGAATTGAACGACATTCATAACATAGCGTTTCTAAAGATGAGATGGAAAGAACATTTACCGCATCTTAAACAATTATTTTATAAAAACTGGTTAAACGGGCGCTACTCTTCTTGGGAGTTAGATAAACGCAGTCAGGAGATCAGCTTCTCTTTGGCAGGAAAAAAGTTTGTGCCGGTCACGCTCGATATGGACCCGCTGGCGGAAACGAACGATCGCTTTCTAGCGGATGAGCGTCCGTTAATCCAGTACTCGCTCTTTAACATTACCCAAGATGTGATGGAGGGGACAGATAGTATCGTTTTACAGGATGATGACGGTTTGACCGCGATTATTTTCTTTGCTCCTGCTAGTGAAGAGGAGTCAGGATTCCAACTCAAAGTCAATCAACAGCTCAGCAGACTGCTGAGCACGGTTAGATCCTGTTTGAAGCTGACAGCTAGTGCCGGAATTGGCACTTGTGTGGAGGACCACGCCTTGCTGCCCATTGCCTATAAACAGAGTAGAATGGCTCTGCAGGAACGCATCGTGCTGGGCAATGATACCGTCATTCCTTATCGGAACGATGCGCCTGCGAAGTCGCCATGGTTAAATATGAATGATCTGGAGAAAGAAATTGAGATGGCCGTGGAAACGGGAAACGAGAGCAAGAGGTCCGAACTCATTCGCATTTTAATGGACATGGGCTTTTCACCTAGCCACCAAATTGCCGATGCCAAAGAGATGCTGCTTCGAATAACCGCCTTACTGACCCGAATTGTCAATTCTCACGGGTGGAGCTTGCGGGAAACGCTGGCCGAGGATTATACGGATTTCATGAACTTCAATCAATTGCTGG
Above is a genomic segment from Paenibacillus sp. HWE-109 containing:
- a CDS encoding sensor histidine kinase — protein: MRSTLGSISLQLKLTLTFMLILIPLVSVSMFANNYSQGIMNVQISDRTKGALLTSLAYMEQIASNMDQQTLLISSNPSIVNIWRDIEDPLNPKLLYDIHTVQQQLSSLTNINGAIQEAYIVHGASGNGVSTALGAVRWPKIKEEGWFQQVVQGIGSLVIYIPTVDSSEDQSLYLKDSNMYYIRLLDVLRGTPEPNVLIFSVNKSSLQSIIQHLQTTERMNISMYYNNRLIVETNPAAKITYASEMFTMKETSGAWSIQLEQPKEEIFKQSHRLQLFTYLIILISILLAVWTAWLIYIQILKPLRQLSSAFKVVSHGDLNYQIVHGRKDEFGFVMNGFNQMAESQRIMIEEDYEKELRLAKSEFSLLQSQINPHFLYNTLDSIYSVAVKYKMKEISEMVMNLAKFFRVSLGKGGHPTFTLEETIQHLLYYIRIQQMRTEHFTVEIALDKGSETLPVLKLLLQPIVENAIIHGIEKCPFDGELRIRSRIHADFLFIEVEDTGMGMPEALLAQIKRELSTLTSQLYRIPQESPSSQFFGLKNVKSRMKLYYGEEADVWIESEEGAGTKVTLLIPVRLQEGKGHEAARR
- a CDS encoding AraC family transcriptional regulator, with protein sequence MQETAKEFFESKLFVPDEFAKKGGIWPLRLGRNIAKPSYHSGLMILEYYNMHFVMEGKVEFTFDKEQIILSKGDVFAMAPGSTFRYRLAPSDTTLQMIWISMDGSQAPELFAAAGFSKQAPYLLGVMSKELESTLRQLFLPLNYDMKRHNELCSILYRIFGLMIASDPSETSQTGKENWIPKSVAFMDTYYMEKITVSDVADYVALHRTYFSKMFSEEMGISPVHYLQRLRMEKAAELLSSHFMISEVSLMLGYSDSYAFTHAFSKYYGSPPGSWRATKRGSGIERTQQP
- a CDS encoding amidohydrolase family protein; this translates as MQTTTNTDTKLPADQRPKLKRSIIDCDIHQGTGLEAIKPYLPRAYRELMEQYGPALPGGMHFNGGVGGRMADAYPEGGGSAGSDLALMQRQHLDRYHVEYGILTGEGYAIHATPNYDYAAAFCRAINEYTIDHWLSQDSRLRGSVFIAKQEPTLAAQEIDRVGGRSDMVQVVVSSGATKPYGNKHYDPIYEACVRHNLPFTIHVGLEGEGINSPHTGAGYVTHYIEQRCARPAVMAAHLASFIFDGVFERFPTLKVVLQEAGVLWLAPFLWKLDQEWKGLRVQTPWVRKKPSEYFREHVRVTTQPFEETPNREIFDHLLESIYAKETLMFCSDYPHWDYDSPSQALPKLDTELWDSIYYQNAAKLYGLPPRQTEGIK
- a CDS encoding response regulator — its product is MKLLVVEDELHVRERIAYGIDWENYEIEVAGAVGNGKEAIIAVEKDCIDIVITDIHMPDMSGLELAKMLQNEYPHVKVIILTGYDHFEYARDSIDYGVFKYLVKPAENELVRETVVRAKQLREQELNDIHNIAFLKMRWKEHLPHLKQLFYKNWLNGRYSSWELDKRSQEISFSLAGKKFVPVTLDMDPLAETNDRFLADERPLIQYSLFNITQDVMEGTDSIVLQDDDGLTAIIFFAPASEEESGFQLKVNQQLSRLLSTVRSCLKLTASAGIGTCVEDHALLPIAYKQSRMALQERIVLGNDTVIPYRNDAPAKSPWLNMNDLEKEIEMAVETGNESKRSELIRILMDMGFSPSHQIADAKEMLLRITALLTRIVNSHGWSLRETLAEDYTDFMNFNQLLAKEQLVEWLHRMMARISRSISERRRSGTHITVSEIMAFIDRHLYEEELSLYFVAEKMYMNYSYASRIFKEVTGSSFSDNVLKLRMEKAKELLATGIKVYEVAEQVGYKHVNYFSRSFQKYWGIKPSEMNK
- a CDS encoding Rieske (2Fe-2S) protein, which produces MKRSSQHIVGTVGEIPPGTHKIVEVEGRSIGIYNINGGFHSLRNICPHQGAELCKGLVTAYVSSGGPGDFHFDREGEIVRCPWHQWEFDISTGCMIVDAAMRTKTYDVTVEKFGVSIENDLILVHM